A section of the Methanofollis sp. UBA420 genome encodes:
- a CDS encoding AAA family ATPase: MKYAMVIRESLSAIQSSFRSIFKERDDEIRGALLGIVSGEHVLFLGPPGTAKTYLAHTICKSIEGGTFYYYLLTRFTTPDEIFGPLSLKALEQDEFRRNIEGCLPTAHIALLDEIFKANSSILNSLLTILNERKFHNGKNILDIPLLSVFGASNELPEEDENLEALYDRFLLRYSVDYIQDEKNFFEYLTGSSDGFTPSTTLSIQDVNALREEAQKLPVDPDVLNSILALRKELRSVEISISDRRWKKILHVLKVAAAANGDTSVNRTMLPLLQHMLWTVPDQREQIRKRILDVAVSGGINAYQLGNEVSDFDKISRSVQYSYDPSQKLPQTVACKNCNNRFGTVWDLVRHSEKNPSHMYYTNSNWQTYNATDTLRSLGIKPNTIDHSKYKMLIREYNEILEKKNRLKQSLETETADLKNNLNQNIWISRRDVDEILLRHEEKIKDLYAIEEKMADIEKNIECRYKS, encoded by the coding sequence ATGAAATATGCGATGGTCATAAGGGAAAGTCTTTCGGCAATTCAGTCCTCTTTCAGGTCTATTTTTAAGGAGCGGGACGATGAAATACGGGGGGCGCTCCTTGGAATAGTATCCGGGGAGCATGTACTCTTTCTCGGGCCACCGGGAACGGCCAAAACATACCTGGCCCACACCATCTGTAAGTCGATTGAGGGGGGCACATTCTATTATTATCTGCTTACCCGCTTTACAACGCCCGATGAAATATTCGGCCCTCTTTCGCTGAAAGCCCTCGAGCAGGATGAGTTCCGGCGCAATATTGAAGGATGCCTGCCGACTGCGCACATCGCCCTCCTCGATGAAATCTTCAAAGCAAACAGTTCCATCCTCAACAGCCTTCTGACCATCCTGAATGAGCGAAAGTTCCACAACGGGAAAAATATTCTGGATATCCCTCTGCTCTCGGTCTTTGGCGCATCAAACGAACTCCCGGAAGAGGATGAAAATCTCGAAGCTCTTTATGATCGGTTCTTGCTCCGGTACTCTGTCGACTACATTCAGGATGAGAAGAACTTTTTCGAATACCTCACCGGAAGCAGCGACGGCTTTACGCCCTCCACAACACTGTCGATCCAGGATGTCAATGCCCTCCGGGAAGAGGCGCAAAAATTGCCTGTTGACCCGGACGTCCTGAACAGTATTTTAGCGCTCCGGAAGGAGTTACGTTCTGTGGAAATTAGCATTTCAGACCGTCGATGGAAGAAGATCCTTCATGTACTGAAAGTCGCAGCCGCAGCAAATGGAGATACGAGCGTCAACCGCACAATGCTCCCTCTGCTCCAGCATATGCTCTGGACAGTTCCCGATCAGCGAGAGCAGATCAGGAAACGTATTCTGGATGTGGCCGTTTCTGGCGGAATAAACGCTTACCAGCTGGGCAACGAGGTGAGTGACTTTGACAAAATAAGTCGGTCTGTCCAATATTCATATGATCCGAGCCAGAAACTCCCCCAGACCGTGGCTTGTAAAAATTGCAATAATAGGTTCGGCACAGTGTGGGATCTTGTCAGGCATAGCGAAAAGAATCCGTCCCATATGTATTATACAAATTCAAATTGGCAAACGTATAATGCGACTGACACGCTCAGATCACTTGGAATAAAACCAAACACGATAGACCACTCTAAATACAAGATGCTGATTCGTGAATATAACGAAATTTTAGAGAAAAAGAATAGATTAAAGCAGTCATTGGAAACTGAAACGGCGGATTTAAAGAACAATCTCAATCAAAATATCTGGATCTCTCGAAGAGATGTCGATGAAATTCTCCTCAGGCACGAAGAGAAGATCAAAGATCTCTACGCAATAGAAGAAAAGATGGCAGATATCGAGAAGAATATTGAATGCCGGTATAAATCCTGA
- a CDS encoding TrkH family potassium uptake protein: MRGRDQIAAILPDMGRIFLLIGLVCLTPLVVGAIYHEWNLLPAMMTAPLAFFIIGGLLSPLRVPAGQAHLSVAIAAVACIWFVCALVGALPFTIGHHMPFTDSVFEAMSGWTDTGLTLIADVDGTPKTLLFWRSFMQWLGGIGIVAFTVALSRRSGTLQRGLYRYEGRSESLMPGVVATAANMWQIYILITALSTILILLSGVSLWDAVNIAMTSIATGGFSVHTAGITYYNNILLEMLVIPVMLAGALPFKLYYLMLHSHRRIHILKDPQARVLFLLVATGTLVTAFDLVTKNLLDLQTALRQSLFMVTSAITCTGFQNGNPFEWTGATVLFITLLMLIGGSSGSTSGGMKIGRIITGFDGLVWWFRRIFHSSRAIVPFRYEGRTIPHTVAEFTVAKTMLTIFLFIFTGFLASLILLHLQAAGPFEVADVTFEAVSAMCNVGLSTGFANPEISPVSKWLFIFLMWFGRLEMVPVIVLAVGAIRGFD, encoded by the coding sequence ATGCGCGGCAGGGACCAGATCGCGGCGATCCTCCCGGACATGGGCAGGATATTCCTCCTGATCGGGCTCGTCTGCCTCACGCCCCTCGTCGTCGGGGCCATATACCACGAATGGAACCTCCTCCCGGCGATGATGACCGCACCCCTTGCGTTCTTCATCATCGGCGGCCTGCTCTCCCCCCTGCGGGTTCCGGCAGGGCAGGCGCACCTCTCCGTCGCCATCGCCGCTGTCGCCTGCATATGGTTTGTCTGCGCCCTTGTCGGCGCCCTCCCCTTCACGATCGGCCACCACATGCCCTTCACCGACAGCGTCTTCGAGGCGATGTCGGGATGGACCGACACCGGCCTCACCCTCATCGCCGACGTGGACGGGACACCAAAGACCCTCCTCTTCTGGCGGTCCTTCATGCAGTGGCTCGGCGGCATCGGGATCGTCGCCTTCACTGTCGCCCTTTCCCGGCGGTCGGGCACCCTCCAGAGGGGGCTGTACAGGTACGAGGGGAGGTCTGAGTCCCTGATGCCGGGCGTCGTTGCGACGGCGGCGAACATGTGGCAGATCTACATCCTGATCACGGCCCTCTCCACCATCCTCATCCTCCTCTCCGGGGTCTCCCTCTGGGACGCCGTCAACATCGCCATGACCTCCATCGCCACAGGCGGCTTTTCCGTCCACACCGCAGGCATTACGTATTACAACAATATCCTCCTCGAAATGCTCGTCATCCCGGTGATGCTCGCCGGAGCCCTGCCCTTCAAACTCTACTACCTGATGCTCCACAGCCACCGGAGGATCCACATCCTGAAAGATCCCCAGGCGCGGGTGCTCTTCCTCCTCGTCGCCACCGGCACCCTGGTCACGGCCTTCGACCTGGTGACGAAGAACCTCCTCGACCTCCAGACGGCCCTCCGCCAGTCCCTCTTCATGGTGACAAGCGCCATCACCTGCACCGGTTTTCAGAACGGAAACCCCTTCGAATGGACAGGGGCGACTGTCCTTTTCATTACCCTGCTGATGCTCATCGGCGGTTCCTCGGGGAGCACCTCGGGCGGGATGAAGATCGGGCGGATCATCACCGGTTTCGACGGCCTTGTCTGGTGGTTCAGGCGCATCTTTCACTCGAGCAGGGCGATCGTGCCCTTCCGGTATGAGGGCCGGACCATTCCCCACACAGTCGCCGAGTTCACGGTGGCAAAGACGATGCTCACCATCTTCCTCTTCATCTTCACCGGCTTTCTTGCAAGCCTCATCCTCCTCCACCTCCAGGCCGCCGGACCTTTCGAGGTCGCCGACGTCACCTTCGAGGCCGTCTCGGCGATGTGCAATGTGGGGCTTTCCACCGGCTTTGCAAACCCCGAGATCAGTCCGGTCTCGAAATGGCTCTTCATCTTCCTGATGTGGTTCGGACGGCTGGAGATGGTGCCGGTGATCGTCCTCGCCGTCGGGGCGATAAGGGGGTTCGACTGA